A DNA window from Ostrea edulis chromosome 5, xbOstEdul1.1, whole genome shotgun sequence contains the following coding sequences:
- the LOC130055055 gene encoding uncharacterized protein LOC130055055 produces the protein MGFKKAGKEKKYHVSVGTGEADFGKPHTGLCVLDRDFRFIHFRLSDLKWLAGDIVRLKNDENKDILDVRCKLQSRRILDVESVRQMSDIKGLLDENFRLVEVYGNGLRVSPDFKDRVSFLREKQVNSYSYPDLSDEQGIWHNMKIDVATVKEHSGYNSITGTFSDTVERTEVTMLPKLPDLSSNDDELKTYARKTWNLALYIGHRFE, from the coding sequence ATGGGATTCAAAAAGGCTGGAAAGGAAAAGAAGTATCACGTTAGTGTAGGAACTGGCGAAGCCGATTTCGGTAAACCTCATACTGGTCTCTGTGTCCTAGATCGAGACTTTCGCTTCATCCATTTCCGTTTATCAGATCTTAAATGGCTAGCTGGCGACATCGTTCGACTAAAGAACGACGAGAATAAGGATATTTTAGATGTACGATGCAAGCTGCAGTCAAGGAGAATTCTTGATGTGGAATCTGTGCGGCAAATGAGTGACATAAAGGGTCTTCTTGATGAGAATTTCCGTTTGGTGGAAGTGTACGGCAATGGTCTTCGTGTTTCTCCCGATTTCAAAGACAGGGTGTCATTTCTTCGAGAAAAACAAGTTAACTCATATTCTTACCCAGATTTGTCTGATGAGCAGGGCATCTGGCACAATATGAAAATAGATGTGGCGACCGTGAAAGAACATTCCGGATACAACAGCATCACCGGGACGTTTTCTGACACAGTCGAGAGAACAGAGGTTACAATGCTTCCCAAACTCCCAGATCTCAGTTCTAATGATGACGAGTTGAAGACATATGCAAGAAAAACATGGAATCTTGCTTTGTATATTGGTCACAGATTTGAGTAA